The genomic segment TGCTAGCCTTAGCTTTCAATATCTCATTGCTAGTGTTTGTAGCATAAAGACTTGAATTTATTACCCACCATTTACTATAAATTTCTGCCCTATTTAAATCTTCTTGAAGCCTCATAGCTTCATAAACTGGTGTTGTTTCTGCTAAAGTTACAATTATAACTTCAGTGTCTTTATGATTTTTTAATTTTGGTAAAAGCTTTATAACTGATTCTGGGATATCCCCTTCTGATCTAACAATTTCCCTATTATAACTTTCAGTTGATTCTAAAAGTAATAAAGTATGCCCTGTTGGTGCTGTATCAATAACAACAACCTCATTTTCTGACCTTTCAACTATTTCAGCAAAAGCTCTAAATACAGCTATTTCCTGAGTACATGGAGATCTTAAATCTTCTTCAACATAAGCTATATCTTCTTCGCTCATGTTATTTTCTCTTGCTTTTTTTAACACTTCTTCTTTATATTTTTCAAGTTCTTCCTTTTCATCAATATTGCTTAAAGAAATTCCATAGCTTTCATCTAATACAAATTTCAAATGTCCAGCAGGGTCAGTTGTTGTTAAATGTACCTTTTTACCCTTTTTTGATAATCCAAGTGCAATTGCAGCAGCTATAGTAGTCTTTCCTACGCCACCCTTTCCCATTGTAAATATTACTTTTTTATCATTTTTATATAGATCTTCAATTATACTATTTAATTTTGGTATTTCAGTTATATTTAAAATTTCATTATCAACTACGGTATAGTTGTCTTTTAATAATGACCTTACATTTTCTAATCCTGTTATATTATAAGGTCTTAATGGAATTTCAAAAGTTTTAATATTCTTTAATCCTTTTGGAATATCTTTTAGTGAATTTTGTTGTTTATCATAAATAGATTTAGATAAATAATCATCACATTGTTGAAGTACACCATTTATAATTAAAATTTGATTTTTAACTCCTATATCTTCAAGTTCCTTAGATGCTCTTTCTGCTTCTTTTAAAGGAGTTATCTCTGCCCTTGAAACAAGTATAAGTGTAGTTTTTTCTTTATCAGCTAAAGTTTCAACTGCTTTTTTATACATGTCTTTTTTATCTTCTAATCCTGCAAGTTGGCCAAGACATGATGCTCCATGGGTACTTTCCTTAATAAAATTACTCCATGCAGAAGGTAATTGAAGCATTCTTAATGTATGTCCTGTTGGAGCTGTATCAAAAATAATATGATCATATTCATTACTTACATTTTTATCAGTTATCATTGCTGAAAATTCATTAAAGGCTGCTATTTCAACTGTACATGAACCAGAAAGTTGTTCTTCCATGTTATTCAAAACAGCTTCTGGCAACTTTCCTCTATATGGAGCTATAACACTTTCCCTGTACTCAGCTGCAGCATCCTCTGGACTAAAATTTGCTACCATTAAATTAGGAACATCTTTTATTTTTACTCCCTTATTATTTAATTCTGTATCAAATACATCCTGAAGATTTGAAGCTGG from the Clostridium cagae genome contains:
- the arsA gene encoding arsenical pump-driving ATPase, producing the protein MFNLFDLEKLNLTKYLFFTGKGGVGKTSTACAVAVTLADLGKKIMLVSTDPASNLQDVFDTELNNKGVKIKDVPNLMVANFSPEDAAAEYRESVIAPYRGKLPEAVLNNMEEQLSGSCTVEIAAFNEFSAMITDKNVSNEYDHIIFDTAPTGHTLRMLQLPSAWSNFIKESTHGASCLGQLAGLEDKKDMYKKAVETLADKEKTTLILVSRAEITPLKEAERASKELEDIGVKNQILIINGVLQQCDDYLSKSIYDKQQNSLKDIPKGLKNIKTFEIPLRPYNITGLENVRSLLKDNYTVVDNEILNITEIPKLNSIIEDLYKNDKKVIFTMGKGGVGKTTIAAAIALGLSKKGKKVHLTTTDPAGHLKFVLDESYGISLSNIDEKEELEKYKEEVLKKARENNMSEEDIAYVEEDLRSPCTQEIAVFRAFAEIVERSENEVVVIDTAPTGHTLLLLESTESYNREIVRSEGDIPESVIKLLPKLKNHKDTEVIIVTLAETTPVYEAMRLQEDLNRAEIYSKWWVINSSLYATNTSNEILKAKASNEIRWINKVDKISNGNFAVIKWKPEEIKDDRLKELLD